A single window of Pontiella agarivorans DNA harbors:
- a CDS encoding family 43 glycosylhydrolase, producing the protein MKPFFLITLLGLASLSASAAPEFSNPITTDFFTADPAPFIGGDGKLWLYTSHDQPDADIFNMVDYCAFSTENMHDWEFHGYVLHTNDVPWVDGYFWAPAGLYRDGTYYLYFPIGGLGKTGVVTSKSPTGPWTDPIGGPMDTATMDPYVFTDDDGQAYMVGSIPKQQLEPQPGCLRTPFVVKMRDDLLGYEGEKRLLEPHEYEKHVEAAWLHKHNGKYYYTHKGKGGLLYSMSDSPMGPYKNMGYFMPGKYLNHQGIIKYKNEWYIFFQTYPVSNYLKRRNVSLTRLEYNSDGSIKTVEEPVYDPVKVQNGKDKYGHIPQNKKKRWKNKKQEPKK; encoded by the coding sequence ATGAAACCTTTTTTTCTGATAACCCTTTTGGGGCTGGCTTCCCTGTCGGCCTCGGCAGCCCCAGAATTCAGTAATCCCATTACCACCGATTTTTTCACAGCCGATCCCGCGCCCTTTATCGGCGGCGATGGTAAGCTATGGCTCTATACGAGTCATGACCAACCGGATGCAGACATCTTTAATATGGTCGACTATTGTGCCTTTTCGACCGAAAACATGCACGACTGGGAATTTCATGGCTATGTGCTTCACACGAATGATGTGCCTTGGGTCGATGGCTATTTTTGGGCGCCTGCTGGACTTTATCGGGATGGAACGTATTATCTCTACTTCCCCATCGGCGGACTTGGAAAAACAGGGGTCGTTACCAGTAAATCACCCACCGGCCCGTGGACGGATCCCATCGGCGGCCCTATGGATACCGCCACCATGGACCCCTATGTATTTACAGATGATGACGGCCAAGCGTACATGGTTGGATCCATCCCCAAACAGCAATTGGAACCACAACCAGGCTGCCTTCGTACCCCTTTCGTCGTAAAGATGCGTGATGACCTGCTTGGGTATGAAGGAGAAAAACGACTCCTCGAACCGCATGAATATGAAAAGCACGTGGAAGCGGCTTGGTTGCATAAACACAACGGAAAATATTATTATACGCACAAAGGAAAAGGAGGCCTGCTTTATAGCATGAGTGATAGTCCCATGGGCCCCTACAAAAATATGGGCTACTTTATGCCCGGAAAATATTTAAATCATCAGGGGATTATTAAATATAAAAACGAGTGGTATATCTTTTTCCAAACCTATCCCGTTTCTAACTACCTGAAACGCCGGAATGTCTCGCTCACTCGACTGGAATACAATAGCGATGGCTCCATCAAAACCGTCGAAGAACCCGTCTATGATCCGGTTAAAGTTCAAAACGGAAAAGATAAATACGGACACATCCCGCAGAACAAAAAGAAACGATGGAAAAATAAGAAGCAAGAACCAAAGAAATAA
- a CDS encoding LacI family DNA-binding transcriptional regulator — MITQKDIAEKLGLSKQAVSLALRGSLKVSEATRQRVKETAAAMGYQPDPALSALVNLRTGLGRVATRWNQFALLHNWPTERGVRQSDFYSQWLQSLHKAAAARGITIEEYWTGANGENHNAVFRKLRHRNITGIFIAPPPQIPDVQALEISNQNFQFVTFGPEHFYPNLHTIQFDFYENLRLAWSVLSERGFQRIGLVFANYQSERTGYAWRAAYHIEKMLSGCPVGTRMPLELESETSRASCDAYQKWVQENEIDAVISSVYDVEKWNQELATPAEVAIFNVNHPAQQGIDINLPQMAETAIELLLIEMQRSQLAHTKHPYRIHIPGKWVDRQS, encoded by the coding sequence ATGATTACTCAAAAAGATATCGCCGAGAAACTGGGTTTAAGCAAGCAGGCCGTCTCATTGGCACTGCGCGGTAGCCTGAAAGTCTCCGAAGCCACGCGTCAACGGGTGAAGGAAACCGCGGCGGCGATGGGGTATCAACCGGATCCAGCTCTATCGGCGCTCGTCAACCTGCGAACAGGTCTGGGCCGCGTGGCCACACGATGGAACCAGTTCGCTCTCCTGCATAACTGGCCAACGGAGAGGGGGGTGCGGCAATCCGACTTCTACTCGCAGTGGCTGCAAAGCCTGCACAAAGCCGCCGCCGCCCGAGGCATCACGATCGAGGAGTATTGGACCGGTGCAAATGGCGAGAACCATAACGCCGTGTTCCGGAAGCTTCGACATCGCAATATCACCGGTATTTTTATTGCCCCGCCCCCGCAGATCCCGGATGTGCAAGCCCTTGAGATTTCGAATCAAAACTTCCAGTTCGTCACGTTTGGACCGGAGCACTTTTATCCCAACCTGCATACGATCCAGTTCGACTTCTATGAAAACCTACGGCTGGCCTGGTCGGTACTCAGCGAACGCGGTTTCCAACGCATTGGACTGGTCTTTGCAAACTATCAAAGCGAACGAACCGGCTACGCCTGGCGCGCCGCTTATCACATCGAAAAGATGCTCTCCGGGTGTCCGGTTGGAACGCGCATGCCGCTGGAGCTGGAAAGCGAAACCTCTCGAGCCAGTTGCGATGCCTATCAGAAATGGGTTCAGGAAAATGAAATCGATGCTGTCATTTCCAGTGTGTATGACGTCGAAAAATGGAACCAAGAGCTGGCGACTCCCGCAGAAGTCGCCATCTTTAATGTAAACCATCCGGCGCAGCAAGGCATCGATATCAACCTGCCTCAAATGGCGGAGACGGCCATCGAGTTGCTTTTGATCGAGATGCAACGTTCACAGTTAGCCCACACCAAACACCCTTATCGAATTCACATCCCCGGAAAATGGGTTGATAGACAGTCATAG
- a CDS encoding FAD-dependent oxidoreductase translates to MLVSKPVSDLRELRHETISVDFAVIGGGLAGVCAAVTAARQGLRVTLIQDRPVLGGNASSEVRLWALGATSHMGNNNRWAREGGLVDEILVENLYRNKEGNPLIFDTVLLDVVARESNIRLLLNTAVYEVRKSAPDTIAGVTAFCSQNATRYTVEAPLFCDASGDGIVGFQAGAAFRMGAERADEFGERFAPDEGYGELLGHTIYFYSKDTGKPVKFVAPDYALKDITEIPRFRAVNEREHGCKYWWIEYGGRLDTVHDTEAIKWELWKVVYGVWDHIKNSGEFPDAENMTLEWVGTIPGKRESRRFEGDIMLCQQDVIEQRVHADAVAVGGWSLDLHPSDAVYSEKSPCNQWHSKGAFGIPYRCYYSRNISNLFLAGRIISASHVAFGSTRVMLTSAHGGTAVGMAAAHCQRDALQPRDLTEPNRMSALQTALNRAGQSIPGIPLADDGDLVQSATVSTSSTCVLTELAADGPWLNLTYPVAQLIPLTPRDRPTVEFRVRAKQPSEIRVALRVSDKPENFTPERTLCEQVFSLVEGEQTIAFPITEGVDQNRYGFLTLDGNEAIKVACSEQRVTGLLTVQKKFNHAVSNTGEQVPPEGIGIDRFEFWVPERRPAGHNLAFKLSTPLKAFGIEQLRNGWFRPTTASNAWVATYEDENPRLELNWNAPQTLREIVLHFDADFDNAMETVQWGHPEHVAPFCIRDYVIRDANGKELHRCTDNHQTINRIRFDTPVCTRGLSIELKHPSDRVPAALFGLRVYGGA, encoded by the coding sequence ATGCTTGTTAGTAAACCTGTTTCAGATCTCCGCGAACTGCGGCACGAGACCATTTCTGTAGATTTTGCGGTAATCGGCGGCGGCTTGGCCGGTGTTTGTGCGGCGGTTACCGCTGCGCGGCAGGGCCTCCGTGTAACCCTTATTCAGGACCGACCGGTGCTGGGCGGCAACGCATCGAGCGAAGTGCGCCTGTGGGCACTGGGAGCCACGTCGCATATGGGCAACAATAACCGCTGGGCGCGCGAAGGCGGGCTGGTCGATGAAATCCTGGTGGAAAATCTCTACCGCAACAAAGAGGGCAATCCACTGATCTTTGATACGGTGCTGCTCGATGTTGTCGCCCGCGAATCGAACATTCGTCTTCTGTTGAATACAGCGGTCTACGAAGTCCGGAAATCCGCCCCCGACACGATCGCCGGGGTGACGGCATTTTGCTCGCAAAATGCAACCCGCTACACCGTGGAAGCACCTCTGTTCTGTGATGCGTCCGGCGACGGAATCGTCGGGTTTCAGGCCGGAGCCGCTTTTCGGATGGGCGCGGAGCGGGCCGACGAATTCGGCGAGAGATTTGCGCCGGACGAGGGCTATGGCGAACTGTTAGGGCACACGATTTATTTCTACAGCAAGGATACCGGGAAGCCGGTCAAGTTTGTAGCCCCCGATTATGCCTTGAAGGACATCACCGAAATTCCGCGTTTTCGCGCGGTCAACGAGCGGGAGCATGGCTGCAAGTATTGGTGGATTGAATACGGCGGCCGGTTGGACACGGTACACGACACCGAAGCCATCAAATGGGAGCTGTGGAAAGTGGTTTACGGGGTCTGGGATCATATCAAAAATTCCGGCGAATTTCCCGACGCGGAAAATATGACCCTGGAATGGGTCGGTACGATTCCCGGTAAGCGGGAAAGCCGTCGCTTCGAAGGCGACATCATGCTGTGCCAGCAGGATGTCATCGAACAGCGCGTGCACGCTGACGCCGTCGCGGTTGGCGGGTGGTCGTTGGATCTCCATCCATCGGATGCGGTTTACAGCGAAAAATCGCCCTGCAATCAGTGGCACAGCAAAGGGGCTTTCGGAATTCCGTACCGCTGCTATTACAGCCGCAACATAAGCAACCTGTTTTTGGCCGGCCGCATTATCAGTGCCTCGCACGTCGCCTTCGGGTCCACGCGCGTCATGCTGACCAGTGCACACGGTGGCACGGCCGTTGGAATGGCAGCCGCGCACTGTCAGCGCGATGCACTGCAGCCGCGCGACCTAACCGAGCCCAACCGCATGAGCGCCCTTCAGACCGCACTCAATCGCGCCGGGCAGTCTATCCCCGGCATCCCGCTCGCGGACGACGGGGACTTGGTGCAGTCCGCAACGGTGAGTACCTCGTCGACATGCGTACTGACCGAGCTGGCCGCTGACGGCCCTTGGCTGAATCTGACCTATCCGGTGGCACAGCTCATTCCATTGACGCCGAGAGATCGGCCGACCGTGGAGTTTCGGGTTCGCGCCAAACAGCCCTCTGAGATCCGCGTGGCTCTGCGGGTCAGCGATAAGCCGGAAAATTTCACGCCGGAAAGGACGCTTTGCGAGCAGGTCTTTTCGTTGGTGGAGGGCGAGCAAACTATAGCATTCCCGATCACGGAAGGGGTCGATCAAAACCGCTACGGATTCCTGACGCTGGATGGAAATGAAGCCATCAAGGTGGCCTGTTCGGAGCAGCGGGTGACCGGGCTGTTGACCGTGCAGAAAAAATTCAACCATGCGGTTTCCAATACCGGGGAGCAGGTTCCTCCGGAAGGGATCGGCATTGACCGGTTTGAGTTTTGGGTGCCGGAGCGGCGCCCGGCAGGGCACAATCTGGCCTTTAAGCTCTCCACACCGCTTAAGGCGTTCGGAATCGAGCAACTCCGTAATGGCTGGTTCCGGCCAACTACGGCCTCGAATGCCTGGGTGGCGACGTATGAAGATGAAAATCCGCGCCTGGAGTTGAACTGGAATGCACCGCAGACGTTGCGTGAAATTGTGCTGCACTTTGATGCCGATTTCGATAACGCAATGGAGACGGTTCAGTGGGGCCATCCGGAACATGTAGCGCCGTTTTGTATTCGGGACTATGTGATCCGCGACGCAAATGGAAAAGAACTGCACCGCTGCACCGATAATCACCAAACCATCAATCGCATCCGTTTTGATACACCGGTTTGTACCCGGGGACTCTCCATTGAGCTGAAACACCCCTCAGACCGTGTTCCCGCAGCCCTGTTCGGCCTACGCGTTTACGGCGGAGCCTGA
- a CDS encoding sodium:solute symporter family transporter, whose product MHFSDWTVLALYLAGTVFIGVFLGRFIKNSSDMFAAGGQSPWWISGLSAFMTMFSANTFVVWGGIAYEHGVVAIVINLCYGIAAIAAGFTVAGKWKKMGIRTPAEYIDKRFGRGALHFYTWFMMTFRIIGTGGALYAIARLTLAVIAGGEGSLSGADLNIAILIFALIVVGYTMIGGLWAVLMTDTLQFVILNLAVLFVIPLSLARSGGFSNILDKAPDGFLSATNDKYTFLFLAGWVAIHYFMIGAEWAFVQRYLCVPTPKDARKSTFLFGGLYLFSPFLWLLPPLLWRIQQPIPVGADAETVTKLAETAYILSCKAVLPIGMLGLMLAALFSATASMISSQLNVFSGVLTENIYKPLAGNPSEKRMVHMGRVFTCILGLIVAGIAIATPYMGGAAKMIIAVTQVMVTPLLAPTLLALFIPRLGVSTIWATVGVCFPLGLLAKFSTVLTGTWLADSTVTGVILPLLIIGVMVLFSRKKAPGWSTIRDLTDREANREPPQSSAFPALIVSISLAACACTLFGMIPLNDTNRGMLAGFGLGLLVLAALLFALSKRMKKQEEDI is encoded by the coding sequence ATGCATTTTTCAGATTGGACAGTCCTGGCGCTGTATTTGGCAGGCACGGTGTTTATCGGCGTTTTCCTGGGGCGCTTTATTAAAAACTCATCCGACATGTTTGCCGCGGGCGGGCAGTCGCCGTGGTGGATCAGCGGGCTGAGTGCTTTTATGACGATGTTTTCCGCCAATACCTTTGTGGTATGGGGCGGCATCGCCTATGAACACGGGGTCGTCGCGATTGTGATCAACCTCTGCTACGGCATTGCGGCCATTGCGGCCGGATTTACGGTGGCCGGTAAATGGAAGAAGATGGGGATTCGAACCCCGGCCGAGTATATCGATAAGCGGTTTGGCCGCGGGGCCCTCCATTTTTATACTTGGTTTATGATGACCTTCCGGATTATCGGAACGGGGGGTGCACTCTATGCGATAGCGCGGTTGACACTGGCAGTGATCGCGGGAGGCGAAGGCAGTCTTTCCGGGGCGGATTTAAATATCGCCATCCTGATCTTTGCGCTGATTGTGGTGGGTTACACGATGATCGGCGGCCTGTGGGCCGTGCTGATGACCGATACCCTGCAGTTCGTCATCCTGAATCTGGCCGTGCTGTTTGTGATTCCGCTGTCCCTCGCCCGCAGCGGCGGTTTTTCCAACATTCTGGATAAAGCACCGGACGGGTTCCTGTCGGCCACCAATGACAAATACACGTTTCTGTTCCTCGCCGGCTGGGTGGCGATTCACTATTTCATGATCGGAGCGGAGTGGGCCTTTGTGCAGCGCTACCTCTGCGTACCAACACCGAAAGATGCGCGCAAAAGCACTTTCTTGTTCGGCGGGCTCTATCTGTTCAGTCCGTTTCTCTGGCTGTTGCCGCCGTTGCTCTGGCGCATTCAGCAGCCTATTCCGGTTGGAGCCGATGCAGAAACCGTCACCAAGCTGGCGGAAACCGCCTATATTCTCTCCTGCAAGGCCGTCTTGCCGATTGGCATGCTGGGGCTGATGTTGGCCGCGCTCTTTTCAGCCACCGCCAGTATGATCAGTTCCCAACTGAATGTCTTCTCCGGCGTGCTGACGGAAAACATCTATAAACCGCTGGCGGGAAATCCCTCTGAAAAACGGATGGTTCATATGGGGCGGGTCTTCACCTGCATCCTCGGACTGATTGTTGCCGGCATTGCGATTGCCACGCCCTATATGGGCGGTGCGGCCAAGATGATTATTGCAGTTACGCAGGTGATGGTGACCCCGTTGCTGGCACCGACCTTGTTGGCGCTGTTTATTCCACGCCTGGGGGTCAGTACCATCTGGGCCACCGTTGGCGTCTGTTTCCCGCTGGGACTGCTGGCAAAGTTCAGCACGGTGCTGACCGGCACCTGGCTGGCGGACAGCACCGTTACGGGCGTCATTCTTCCGCTCCTTATCATTGGGGTAATGGTGCTGTTTTCACGCAAAAAAGCCCCCGGCTGGAGCACCATCCGCGACCTGACCGATCGCGAAGCAAACCGCGAACCGCCGCAATCGAGCGCGTTCCCCGCGTTGATCGTCAGCATCAGCCTGGCAGCTTGCGCGTGTACGCTGTTTGGCATGATTCCGCTGAATGATACCAACCGCGGCATGCTGGCCGGATTCGGACTGGGCTTACTGGTACTGGCCGCGTTGCTTTTTGCTTTATCAAAACGAATGAAGAAACAAGAAGAGGATATTTAA
- a CDS encoding discoidin domain-containing protein, with amino-acid sequence MNKEIIVLLSALLATNVLAQENRLTVEQARASQTYRKYAASFACDGKISNESRWIGSKDHDGAIWLELKLAQVQQISGVHLYSGYGNKDAITDFHFEFKNGVGEWIVVPSSVITGNRSTALSLPFDSTLDVKTDTLRLVVTKTKMDLARIKEIVLWPETGQALPPLEKPVAVAEKSQKPAVEAPLVYLNQSGFNLNKPKRFTAPTVEDGTPFNLVNKRTHESVFSGTVLNHIGDFSAFNPDSQDEFIVKIGPHTSFPFRIGHWWLEKVTYQNAVTFMDQSRHYFGNYKKKCRGSFGWRDDHHFGWELNTLVPQYLSNPSAYERMPNTIEYEQLDGFNGVLEPFNENAPDIVKLIHFGADVIVTQKADHAFLKEQLAYFVYAWPALKQWLPEQNYRVIRDYVFNVWGKESVGFEYPYDLVKDHNLFETKTLIGTNKGELPPGHSVLPNLLMYEVAKRENCTDAQRYFEAAYNQVEWMIQHLDWNDPLTTKGQRMSEHITMTGLGLMLSKYANRAPEGLADKIEAWKTVAIARSANMWDFRKVSDTQWCLTGPKKTMWNEPGNLLGFPSCVLAALSATPDSEQNERLREISKSQMDNAFGRNPTGRHFSYDAPREIEGCELGWYSYHRGGIGQLANTPFVFDGAPKNEHYPYNPDAGNVGWTEGWVQFNVAFNLSLAYMAYDDTELKVDKQSRTIRLKAPLNFDYDTAEKATVQVVRNGVVENLELIEEGENAAWLSVSGVDLNDVTEVSYGYGYFKHAVRL; translated from the coding sequence ATGAACAAAGAGATCATAGTGCTGCTATCTGCACTCTTAGCGACGAATGTATTGGCGCAAGAAAACAGGTTAACCGTTGAGCAGGCACGAGCTTCGCAAACCTACAGGAAATATGCGGCATCCTTCGCCTGTGATGGAAAAATATCAAATGAATCGCGTTGGATTGGCTCCAAAGACCATGATGGCGCCATTTGGCTGGAATTAAAGCTGGCACAGGTACAGCAAATAAGTGGTGTTCACCTGTATAGTGGATACGGAAATAAAGATGCGATCACCGATTTCCATTTTGAATTTAAAAACGGCGTCGGTGAGTGGATCGTGGTCCCCTCATCGGTAATTACAGGAAACCGCTCGACCGCCTTGAGCCTTCCTTTCGACTCCACGCTGGATGTAAAAACCGACACACTACGCCTGGTGGTCACGAAGACCAAAATGGATTTGGCCCGAATAAAAGAGATTGTTCTCTGGCCGGAGACCGGTCAGGCATTACCGCCGCTTGAAAAGCCTGTAGCTGTAGCGGAAAAATCTCAAAAACCGGCGGTTGAGGCTCCTTTAGTTTACCTCAACCAAAGCGGATTTAACCTGAATAAGCCCAAGCGTTTTACCGCACCGACCGTTGAAGATGGAACGCCTTTTAACCTGGTTAATAAACGAACCCATGAATCCGTATTTTCAGGCACCGTGTTGAATCATATTGGAGATTTTTCCGCGTTCAACCCAGATAGTCAGGACGAATTTATCGTAAAAATCGGACCACACACATCGTTTCCGTTCAGAATCGGGCACTGGTGGCTGGAGAAGGTTACCTATCAGAACGCCGTGACTTTTATGGATCAGAGCCGACACTATTTCGGAAATTATAAAAAGAAGTGTCGCGGTTCATTTGGTTGGCGCGATGATCATCACTTTGGTTGGGAACTCAATACCCTGGTTCCCCAATATCTATCGAACCCGAGCGCTTATGAGCGGATGCCCAACACCATTGAATATGAGCAACTGGATGGTTTTAACGGGGTACTTGAACCCTTCAATGAAAATGCACCCGATATCGTCAAATTGATCCATTTTGGCGCCGATGTCATCGTGACTCAAAAAGCGGATCACGCCTTTCTCAAGGAACAGCTGGCTTACTTCGTCTATGCGTGGCCTGCACTCAAACAATGGCTGCCTGAACAGAATTACAGGGTGATTCGCGATTATGTATTTAATGTCTGGGGCAAAGAAAGCGTTGGCTTCGAATACCCGTATGATTTGGTCAAAGATCACAATTTATTTGAAACGAAAACCTTGATTGGAACAAATAAGGGCGAGCTTCCGCCGGGGCATAGCGTATTGCCGAATCTTCTGATGTATGAAGTGGCAAAACGTGAGAACTGTACGGATGCTCAACGCTATTTTGAGGCGGCCTATAATCAGGTTGAGTGGATGATTCAGCATCTGGATTGGAATGATCCTTTAACCACCAAAGGGCAGCGGATGTCTGAGCATATTACCATGACTGGTTTAGGGCTAATGCTATCTAAGTACGCTAATCGCGCTCCCGAGGGACTGGCGGATAAAATTGAAGCATGGAAAACAGTCGCCATTGCCCGTTCGGCCAATATGTGGGATTTTCGTAAGGTGTCCGATACGCAGTGGTGCCTGACGGGTCCCAAAAAAACCATGTGGAACGAGCCGGGAAATCTGTTGGGCTTCCCCTCCTGTGTTCTGGCGGCCCTATCCGCAACCCCGGACAGTGAGCAAAATGAACGTCTGCGCGAAATTTCAAAATCTCAGATGGATAATGCATTTGGGCGTAACCCCACGGGGCGTCATTTCTCGTACGATGCGCCGCGCGAGATCGAGGGATGCGAACTTGGTTGGTACAGCTATCATCGCGGGGGGATCGGACAACTCGCCAACACACCCTTTGTTTTTGATGGCGCGCCGAAGAACGAGCACTATCCTTATAATCCCGACGCAGGCAATGTCGGCTGGACGGAGGGATGGGTTCAGTTCAATGTCGCATTTAACCTGAGCCTGGCCTACATGGCCTATGATGACACCGAGTTGAAGGTTGATAAACAATCCCGTACGATTCGTCTGAAAGCTCCGTTGAACTTTGATTATGACACGGCAGAGAAAGCAACGGTGCAGGTCGTTCGCAACGGCGTGGTGGAAAACCTTGAGCTGATTGAAGAGGGTGAAAACGCGGCTTGGCTGTCTGTGTCTGGAGTCGACTTAAACGACGTTACCGAAGTGTCCTACGGCTATGGATATTTTAAACACGCCGTCCGTCTGTAG
- a CDS encoding sulfatase-like hydrolase/transferase: MKIKGSIVACILAATALCAPALKVSAETSKSPMPPCLDDSITEDTDTFKAHLKTSLTVKEKNHQSIPTKTKQQRPNVVWLTSEDNSACWYRLYNTEHGAPMPNIERLAKHGIVFNHAYSCGPVCSVARSTIISGCHGPRTGAQHHRSQISAKMPKGLKLFPYYLRQAGYYTTNNSKEDYNYSSADKKGVWDESVMLIESKGDGDAFGRKNKVQIAKLIDIADLQLHPFPEARNQLAKALYSSQPQERYWGLISCAVFGTQATPFYETAKQLAASDPYGLVRVRAAEFLGLVEVADPMPVIYDVLNKTTDPIEVNLILNSVVLLRDAAGVQVDPSVIKNAEWAALSPLVKSRATYLTQ; this comes from the coding sequence ATGAAAATTAAAGGATCGATTGTTGCGTGCATATTGGCAGCTACGGCCTTGTGCGCCCCGGCGCTAAAAGTTTCAGCCGAAACCTCTAAATCGCCAATGCCCCCCTGCCTTGACGACTCGATCACCGAAGATACAGATACATTTAAGGCACATCTGAAGACGTCTCTTACGGTAAAAGAAAAAAATCACCAGTCCATTCCGACAAAGACAAAACAGCAACGGCCGAATGTGGTCTGGCTCACTTCCGAGGACAACTCTGCATGCTGGTACCGACTCTACAACACTGAACACGGTGCACCCATGCCGAATATCGAGCGGTTGGCCAAACATGGAATTGTGTTTAACCATGCCTATTCCTGCGGTCCTGTTTGTTCAGTGGCACGCAGTACGATTATTTCCGGATGCCATGGTCCGCGTACCGGGGCTCAGCACCACCGGAGTCAGATCTCAGCGAAAATGCCGAAGGGGCTGAAGTTGTTTCCGTACTACCTCCGTCAGGCGGGCTATTACACCACGAACAACTCTAAAGAGGACTATAATTACAGCTCCGCGGATAAAAAAGGAGTTTGGGACGAATCGGTCATGCTTATTGAAAGCAAGGGCGACGGCGATGCATTCGGCCGGAAAAATAAGGTGCAAATCGCGAAACTGATCGATATTGCCGATCTCCAGCTCCATCCCTTCCCGGAGGCCCGGAATCAGCTTGCAAAAGCGCTCTATTCCAGCCAGCCACAGGAACGATACTGGGGTCTGATCTCCTGCGCCGTCTTTGGAACTCAAGCTACACCGTTCTACGAGACGGCCAAACAACTCGCCGCGTCCGATCCTTATGGACTTGTACGTGTGCGTGCCGCTGAATTTCTCGGCCTCGTCGAAGTGGCTGACCCCATGCCGGTCATTTACGACGTGCTGAACAAAACCACCGATCCGATCGAGGTCAATCTCATCCTCAACAGTGTCGTTCTACTGCGCGATGCAGCCGGAGTGCAGGTTGATCCTTCAGTTATCAAGAATGCAGAATGGGCCGCGCTCAGCCCTCTCGTTAAGAGCCGGGCAACCTATTTGACCCAATAA